A single window of Candidatus Flexicrinis affinis DNA harbors:
- a CDS encoding arginase family protein: protein MTLLYFPMWQGMGRACTLEPAARALRDHLGDAAETIAVPVDSAGDLMERSGVIGLDVIARQLRDAQHALEMHEPQRLATLGGDCGIEVATIGWLNSHLHGDLTVVWFDAHADLNTPESSPSGAFHGMPLRTLLGEGPEVLAPLVPRPLWPEQVLMVGVREFDPPEADYVADNRMRVFHPQRNAADTDSLFAALTALGTRPVYVHFDLDVLDPAGFPYTEFATAGGLNVSDAVRLVARILDQYQVVGMSLTEYADPNGHGLDEIRPLLEQFGRVARG, encoded by the coding sequence ATGACGCTGCTCTACTTCCCGATGTGGCAGGGTATGGGACGGGCCTGCACGTTAGAGCCCGCTGCGCGTGCCTTGCGCGACCATCTGGGCGATGCTGCCGAGACGATTGCGGTCCCAGTAGACTCCGCTGGTGACCTGATGGAACGCAGCGGCGTGATCGGACTGGATGTGATCGCTCGCCAACTCCGTGACGCGCAGCACGCACTGGAGATGCACGAACCACAGCGTCTTGCGACACTCGGCGGGGACTGTGGCATTGAGGTCGCCACGATCGGTTGGCTCAACAGCCACCTTCACGGCGATCTGACCGTAGTCTGGTTTGATGCCCACGCCGATCTCAATACCCCGGAGTCATCGCCTAGCGGCGCGTTTCATGGGATGCCGCTGCGGACACTCTTGGGTGAAGGCCCCGAAGTCCTCGCGCCGCTCGTGCCGCGGCCACTGTGGCCAGAGCAGGTGCTGATGGTCGGCGTACGCGAGTTCGACCCGCCGGAAGCCGACTATGTCGCCGACAACCGCATGCGTGTGTTTCACCCCCAGCGCAATGCTGCCGACACCGATTCGCTTTTCGCCGCGCTCACAGCGCTCGGAACGCGACCGGTCTACGTGCACTTCGACCTCGACGTGCTTGATCCCGCGGGTTTCCCGTACACCGAATTTGCGACCGCAGGCGGTCTCAACGTATCGGATGCGGTTCGGTTGGTCGCGCGCATCCTCGACCAGTATCAGGTCGTCGGGATGAGTTTGACCGAGTATGCCGACCCCAACGGCCACGGGCTTGATGAAATCCGCCCCTTGCTAGAGCAATTCGGCCGGGTTGCGCGGGGTTAG
- a CDS encoding cytochrome P450, which produces MSAAIIPTPTPQIGLKALRAIIRERSVMAALPVMRDELGDIFRVNAPGFNPVMLSGPEACRWVLVEQRDNLLWRMETDPITQLLSHGILVEDGPTHDDARRQLQPAMHKGMIESYVDAMVRCTDRVLDSWPDGSRQDLLVEVRKMALLILLDTLFDVDHRPDMPPLWNPLLKMVDFISPGLWLFWSGVPRPGYKRAIAQWDAYFAGMIAKRRAELDADPSRDDMLSLMIRSGFSEANIRDQMMTMLIAGHDTITALLAWAFHLLGQHSDVRQRCVAEIDSVLGTGTPTADSLAGLTYLRQVVDETLRLYPPAHLGSRKAALDLLFRDYVIPKGTRVVYSIFLTQRDARYWPDPNRFDPERFAPGTTIAPYTFLPFGGGKRNCIGSYFAQIEARVIIARVLQRFDLSAGPAHPHMHMGATIEPRPGVPLTVRRR; this is translated from the coding sequence ATGTCCGCCGCAATCATCCCCACCCCGACGCCTCAGATCGGCCTTAAGGCGCTGCGTGCGATCATCCGCGAACGATCTGTCATGGCAGCACTACCGGTCATGCGCGATGAACTCGGGGACATCTTCCGCGTTAACGCGCCCGGGTTCAACCCGGTCATGCTCTCCGGGCCCGAAGCGTGCCGGTGGGTGTTGGTCGAACAGCGCGACAACCTGCTGTGGCGTATGGAGACCGACCCGATCACGCAGCTTCTGTCGCACGGGATTCTGGTGGAAGACGGCCCCACACACGACGACGCACGCCGTCAGCTTCAACCGGCGATGCACAAAGGCATGATCGAGTCGTACGTGGATGCGATGGTGCGCTGCACCGATCGCGTGCTCGACTCGTGGCCGGACGGTTCCAGACAAGACCTGCTTGTCGAAGTCCGCAAGATGGCCCTGCTTATCCTGTTGGACACGCTGTTCGACGTCGATCACCGGCCCGACATGCCGCCGCTGTGGAACCCGCTGCTCAAGATGGTCGACTTCATCTCACCCGGACTGTGGTTGTTCTGGAGCGGCGTACCGCGCCCCGGCTACAAGCGCGCCATCGCCCAGTGGGACGCGTACTTCGCCGGCATGATCGCCAAGCGCCGCGCCGAACTGGACGCCGACCCGTCCCGCGACGATATGCTCAGCCTGATGATCCGGTCAGGCTTCAGTGAGGCCAACATCCGCGACCAGATGATGACGATGCTGATCGCCGGGCACGACACTATCACGGCGCTGCTGGCGTGGGCGTTTCACCTGCTCGGCCAGCACAGTGACGTACGCCAGCGGTGCGTGGCGGAAATCGACAGCGTACTTGGCACCGGCACACCCACTGCGGACAGTCTCGCCGGGCTGACGTACCTGCGTCAGGTGGTCGATGAAACCCTTCGGCTGTATCCGCCGGCACACCTCGGCAGCCGGAAGGCCGCCCTCGACTTGCTGTTCCGGGACTATGTGATTCCCAAAGGCACGCGCGTTGTGTATTCAATCTTTCTGACGCAGCGCGATGCACGGTATTGGCCGGACCCCAATCGCTTTGACCCCGAACGCTTTGCGCCCGGCACAACAATTGCGCCGTACACGTTCTTGCCTTTTGGGGGAGGCAAGCGCAACTGCATCGGGTCGTATTTCGCTCAGATTGAGGCCCGCGTCATCATCGCACGGGTCCTTCAGCGGTTTGACCTCAGCGCCGGGCCGGCCCATCCACACATGCACATGGGCGCAACGATCGAGCCCCGCCCGGGCGTGCCGTTGACCGTCCGGCGGCGCTAA
- a CDS encoding Bax inhibitor-1/YccA family protein: protein MNSVMRLVYVWMFLGLAISAFVAFFVSNQIETAIATGSESIWLSPVLLIGSVIGTFVLVIVLSIGLSRKWLSPTLAAGLFMLYAGLMGVMLSSVLIVYTDATIFKAFGSTAILFGIMSVYGYTTKSDLTSMGKYLMMGLIGIIVASLINLFLGSSGLDYIISILGVLIFVGLTAYDTQKIKRMAEDPAIQNDGNMVLKVSIYGALNLYLDFINLFLFLLRLFGRNE from the coding sequence ATGAATTCCGTGATGCGCTTGGTCTACGTCTGGATGTTCTTGGGCTTAGCCATCTCGGCATTCGTTGCGTTCTTCGTAAGCAACCAGATCGAGACTGCCATTGCCACCGGCAGTGAGAGTATTTGGCTCAGCCCAGTCCTCTTGATCGGCTCGGTCATTGGCACGTTCGTACTCGTCATTGTGCTCAGCATCGGATTGTCGCGTAAGTGGCTCAGCCCGACGCTGGCTGCCGGCTTGTTCATGCTGTACGCAGGCCTCATGGGCGTCATGCTGTCGTCCGTGTTGATCGTGTACACCGACGCGACGATCTTCAAGGCGTTCGGCTCGACTGCGATCCTGTTCGGCATCATGTCGGTGTACGGCTACACGACCAAGTCCGACCTGACGTCGATGGGCAAGTACCTGATGATGGGCCTGATCGGCATTATCGTCGCATCGCTGATCAACCTGTTCCTCGGCAGCAGCGGGCTGGACTACATCATCAGCATCCTCGGCGTCCTGATCTTCGTCGGTCTCACCGCCTATGACACGCAGAAGATCAAGCGCATGGCCGAAGATCCGGCGATCCAGAACGACGGCAATATGGTGCTGAAGGTCAGCATCTACGGCGCGCTGAACCTGTACCTCGACTTCATCAACCTGTTCCTGTTCCTTCTGCGCCTGTTCGGCCGCAACGAGTAG
- a CDS encoding substrate-binding domain-containing protein gives MRRGTIFIILFVLIAAALVAATTLLRSQPPVEIDVAVDPLAEPWLRAAALEFNTSGVTVGVGRPVRVNVIVAPGMQILNEPWSSNNHPDGWIPAWSAFAAAIRMSVTTNTEALSLARTPLVWMRDASDDSPISALTWDGVQEAAASNRINIAFSSPSLSVQGFAVLLSGAADFHDSGVLADAQLNDRAMRDWLLPVIESVPSFNTIPNDVAQYVAGPQGRTVDVAIGPESQWLTSLSVLARTYTPEFAYPDYPVMFDFPYITLSSVQTTDDERAASQAFAAFLLNGAQQGALDTYGLRPAVGEPAETSDVFIGGERYGIMRQLPVNQAIQLPQPSAISGLRQWILNNGG, from the coding sequence ATGCGGCGCGGGACCATTTTCATCATCCTGTTTGTGTTGATTGCCGCGGCGCTCGTAGCCGCGACCACGCTGCTGCGCAGTCAACCACCTGTGGAAATCGATGTCGCTGTCGATCCGCTGGCCGAGCCGTGGCTGCGCGCCGCCGCGCTGGAATTCAACACGTCTGGCGTGACCGTCGGCGTGGGCCGCCCTGTGCGCGTCAACGTCATCGTCGCGCCGGGGATGCAGATCCTCAACGAGCCGTGGTCGTCGAACAACCACCCGGACGGCTGGATTCCGGCGTGGTCGGCCTTCGCGGCTGCCATTCGTATGTCCGTGACGACAAACACCGAGGCGCTGTCGCTGGCGCGCACGCCGTTGGTGTGGATGCGCGACGCGTCCGACGATAGTCCGATTAGTGCCCTGACGTGGGACGGTGTGCAAGAAGCTGCCGCCTCAAACCGTATCAACATCGCGTTTTCGTCGCCGTCGCTTTCGGTGCAGGGTTTCGCCGTGCTGTTGTCCGGCGCGGCGGACTTTCACGACTCGGGCGTATTGGCCGACGCGCAGCTAAACGATCGGGCGATGCGCGATTGGCTGCTTCCGGTGATCGAGAGCGTGCCGAGTTTCAACACCATCCCCAATGACGTGGCGCAGTATGTCGCCGGGCCGCAAGGCCGCACCGTCGACGTCGCGATCGGGCCGGAAAGCCAATGGCTGACCTCGCTGAGTGTGCTGGCACGCACCTATACGCCAGAGTTCGCTTATCCCGACTATCCGGTGATGTTCGATTTTCCGTACATCACGCTGTCGAGCGTCCAGACGACCGACGACGAGCGCGCCGCTTCGCAGGCGTTTGCGGCGTTCCTGCTGAACGGCGCGCAGCAGGGGGCGCTCGACACCTACGGACTACGGCCGGCAGTGGGCGAGCCAGCCGAGACGTCTGACGTGTTTATCGGCGGGGAGCGGTACGGGATCATGCGCCAGCTTCCAGTCAATCAGGCGATACAGCTTCCGCAGCCCAGCGCCATTAGCGGCCTGCGCCAGTGGATACTCAATAACGGCGGCTAG
- a CDS encoding substrate-binding domain-containing protein: protein MSFKRIVLVMLLAVVVLSGCDQGGGSTGGIPANAIQISIVYSPEFAPFMPGLMDQFNTAYAEGRNPVTGAALASGERPIHITGRDGSSGTVMQGIVNAIIAPNNQNVERPTIFSPSVSHWLALANFQSGRQLFDLADTQATALAPVVMAIWESRLNAIQQTVGYDEVGWEELLQVLNSPNGWQDFSLPNARRQVYYGHTDPYVSSTALSTLIAEFYASARTNGFTGRVLTLDEVRDEDVQEGVRNIEQLIRHYSRRTTEFREYIAQGTEYLDFVALEENDLIYINQGKTSLKPPERLVALYPKEGTFWHEHPMGIVNADWVTAEQREAARVFVDFMLTEPVQELVMENGFRPANPAVELAFPFVPENGIDVDGPPEVLNVPDPEVIAEIQQSWAFVKKQADVLLVIDVSGSMDGDKITQARAAGEAFINALEVDNRVGLAVFSDDYRELVPMNRLESNLNQVLPAVRNVRASGGTELYLAVQRAVEQMSAIDDDNRIRAVVILSDGQDTGTQGTTLADATRAISATREDLNPVIVIPVAYGSDADINALNAIARASATRVASGDPSNIGAVLDIISSYF, encoded by the coding sequence ATGTCGTTCAAACGGATAGTGCTCGTGATGCTGCTTGCGGTCGTCGTCCTCAGCGGATGCGATCAGGGTGGCGGATCCACTGGCGGAATTCCTGCCAACGCCATCCAGATTTCGATTGTCTATTCGCCCGAGTTCGCGCCGTTCATGCCGGGGCTGATGGATCAGTTCAACACGGCATACGCGGAAGGGCGCAACCCGGTCACCGGGGCGGCACTTGCGTCAGGCGAACGTCCGATTCACATCACAGGTCGAGACGGCTCGTCGGGCACCGTGATGCAGGGCATCGTCAACGCCATCATCGCGCCAAACAACCAGAATGTTGAACGCCCGACGATCTTCTCGCCGTCGGTCAGCCATTGGCTCGCGCTGGCGAATTTCCAGAGCGGCCGCCAGTTGTTCGACCTCGCCGATACGCAGGCGACCGCCCTCGCGCCGGTCGTGATGGCGATCTGGGAGAGCCGCCTGAACGCGATTCAGCAGACGGTCGGCTATGACGAGGTCGGTTGGGAAGAACTGCTGCAAGTCCTGAACAGCCCGAACGGTTGGCAGGACTTCAGCCTGCCGAACGCGCGCCGGCAGGTGTACTACGGGCACACCGACCCGTACGTCAGCTCGACCGCGCTGTCGACGCTGATCGCCGAGTTCTATGCGTCTGCGCGGACAAATGGCTTCACGGGCCGCGTGCTGACGCTCGACGAGGTGCGTGACGAGGATGTGCAGGAAGGCGTGCGGAACATCGAGCAGTTGATCCGCCACTACTCGCGCCGCACGACCGAGTTTCGCGAGTACATCGCACAAGGCACCGAGTATCTCGATTTCGTCGCGCTTGAGGAGAACGACCTGATCTACATCAATCAGGGCAAGACGTCGCTCAAGCCGCCTGAGCGCCTCGTGGCACTGTACCCCAAAGAAGGCACATTCTGGCACGAGCACCCGATGGGCATCGTCAACGCCGACTGGGTTACGGCCGAGCAGCGTGAGGCCGCGCGAGTCTTCGTCGACTTCATGCTGACCGAACCGGTTCAAGAACTCGTGATGGAGAACGGTTTCCGTCCGGCCAACCCGGCCGTCGAGCTGGCGTTCCCGTTCGTGCCGGAAAACGGGATCGATGTCGATGGACCGCCGGAGGTGCTGAACGTCCCCGATCCGGAAGTCATCGCCGAAATTCAGCAGAGTTGGGCGTTCGTCAAGAAGCAGGCCGACGTGCTGCTGGTGATCGACGTCTCCGGCTCAATGGACGGCGACAAGATCACGCAGGCGCGGGCCGCCGGGGAGGCGTTCATCAACGCCCTCGAAGTCGATAACCGTGTGGGCCTAGCCGTCTTCAGCGACGACTACCGCGAGCTTGTCCCCATGAATCGGCTGGAAAGCAACCTGAATCAGGTCCTCCCAGCGGTTCGCAACGTGCGTGCTTCCGGCGGTACCGAGCTGTATCTGGCGGTGCAGCGCGCGGTCGAGCAGATGTCGGCGATCGATGACGATAACCGTATCCGCGCGGTCGTGATCTTGAGTGACGGCCAGGACACGGGCACGCAGGGAACGACGCTGGCCGACGCGACCCGTGCGATCAGCGCGACGCGCGAAGACCTGAACCCGGTCATCGTCATTCCGGTGGCGTACGGCAGCGATGCCGACATCAACGCGCTCAACGCGATTGCCCGCGCCAGCGCGACGCGTGTCGCGTCTGGCGATCCGTCGAACATCGGGGCAGTGCTGGACATCATTTCCAGCTACTTCTAG
- a CDS encoding sortase: MRDRRPVDELSIEELERILAIRKREQRMQRLQRLKQDGRVMHAAAAPAEANPQSLPVQAATPAPVQKSPAAPPRPVPQTSEPRFEDDLFTERPPDDPERAAQRKSAINRILLVVEIAAVVGLLFLGTGMIMSISALEQETRAAQELANQQRSAGIPTPQPTSILTVRIEDYVLPGGHVIEADDTVRFNLEEFIDDVPAHLRVAVQQQVLPVNIVRPPETPETARSISIPRLNLDQSIVQGTDWEALKEGVGQVQNGAYPAAATGNVVLAAHNDIYGELFRDLDQMRVGDEFTVRTNSRTFVYRVREVRIVDPTDTYVMDDQGVPTVTLISCYPYRVNNKRYIVVADRVDNAGA, encoded by the coding sequence ATGCGGGATCGGCGCCCCGTCGACGAACTCTCGATTGAAGAACTAGAACGCATTCTAGCCATCCGCAAGCGCGAACAGCGGATGCAGCGGCTTCAGCGGCTGAAGCAGGATGGCCGTGTTATGCACGCTGCGGCTGCTCCGGCCGAGGCCAATCCACAGAGCCTGCCGGTACAGGCCGCCACGCCCGCACCTGTACAGAAGTCGCCGGCCGCACCGCCGAGACCGGTGCCCCAGACATCGGAGCCGCGCTTCGAAGACGATCTGTTTACCGAGCGCCCGCCGGACGACCCCGAACGTGCGGCCCAGCGCAAGAGCGCTATCAATCGTATTCTGTTGGTGGTTGAGATTGCCGCTGTCGTCGGGCTGCTTTTCCTCGGCACGGGCATGATCATGTCCATCAGTGCGTTGGAACAGGAGACGCGCGCGGCGCAGGAACTGGCAAATCAGCAGCGCAGTGCGGGCATCCCCACGCCCCAGCCCACGTCGATCCTAACTGTCCGCATCGAAGACTATGTGCTGCCGGGCGGGCATGTCATCGAAGCCGACGATACCGTACGCTTCAACCTCGAAGAGTTTATTGACGATGTCCCCGCGCATCTGCGCGTGGCAGTCCAGCAGCAGGTGCTCCCGGTGAACATTGTCCGGCCGCCCGAGACGCCGGAGACCGCACGTTCCATAAGTATTCCTCGGCTCAACCTCGATCAGTCGATCGTACAAGGGACCGACTGGGAAGCCCTGAAGGAAGGCGTAGGGCAGGTGCAGAACGGGGCGTATCCCGCAGCGGCGACTGGCAACGTCGTGCTGGCCGCCCACAATGACATCTATGGCGAGCTGTTCCGCGACCTCGACCAGATGCGGGTGGGCGACGAGTTTACGGTCCGGACGAACTCGCGCACGTTCGTCTACCGTGTTCGTGAGGTTCGGATTGTCGACCCGACCGACACGTATGTGATGGACGATCAGGGTGTGCCGACAGTGACCTTGATCAGTTGCTACCCCTACCGCGTCAACAACAAGCGGTATATCGTAGTGGCAGACCGCGTCGACAACGCGGGCGCATAG
- a CDS encoding Crp/Fnr family transcriptional regulator has translation MIGDTQDRWSSVPAFAGLDDVSLRRISAAGHPHAFQAGAEIFCEGTACAGLHIVTEGLVRIYRISPEGRMHTLSLLRPPATFNEVAAVDGGPNPYNAVAVTASEVVVIGHHALVELLAEDSAFMARTLQWMARVNRDYIERLEDMTFRSIPSRLAKLYLHETTYADQIGESPSRLSQEEIAAILGTTREVVGRALRALLNAGLLKKRGRLVFVADREGLECLAESNVMPQAIPER, from the coding sequence GTGATCGGAGATACGCAGGATCGTTGGAGCTCCGTCCCGGCCTTTGCAGGCTTGGATGACGTGAGTCTGCGCCGCATCAGCGCTGCTGGTCATCCGCATGCGTTTCAGGCGGGAGCCGAGATCTTCTGCGAAGGTACGGCGTGCGCGGGCCTGCACATCGTCACCGAAGGGTTGGTGCGCATCTACCGCATCAGTCCGGAAGGGCGTATGCACACCCTCAGCCTGCTGCGCCCTCCTGCGACGTTCAACGAAGTCGCCGCTGTGGATGGCGGCCCGAATCCATACAACGCCGTGGCCGTTACTGCAAGTGAAGTCGTGGTGATCGGCCATCACGCGTTGGTGGAACTGTTGGCGGAAGACTCCGCGTTCATGGCGCGCACGTTACAGTGGATGGCGCGCGTGAACCGCGACTACATCGAACGCCTCGAAGATATGACGTTCCGCAGCATCCCGTCCCGACTCGCCAAGCTGTACCTGCATGAGACAACCTACGCCGATCAAATCGGCGAATCACCGTCGCGCTTATCGCAAGAGGAAATCGCAGCGATCCTCGGCACGACGCGCGAGGTGGTAGGGCGCGCGCTGCGCGCGCTGCTGAACGCCGGCCTGTTGAAGAAACGGGGACGGCTCGTATTTGTCGCCGATCGTGAGGGACTGGAATGTCTCGCGGAGTCGAACGTCATGCCGCAGGCGATCCCCGAACGCTGA
- a CDS encoding FHA domain-containing protein has translation MSEPRVQRVLSSDDQIAPKKYEFRIDSRRLIVQVEPDLIVGRRQNDEPDDDVDIDLGRFGAGEQGVSRKHVQLLVEAGDVFVTDLQTTNGTRLNGKTLRPGQPYRLRDSDELELGRLRLTVRFMWT, from the coding sequence ATGAGTGAGCCGCGCGTACAGCGGGTGCTTTCCAGCGACGACCAGATCGCACCGAAGAAATACGAGTTTCGAATCGATTCTCGGCGCCTGATTGTGCAGGTCGAGCCGGATCTGATTGTCGGAAGGCGGCAGAATGACGAACCGGACGACGACGTCGATATCGACCTCGGCCGGTTCGGCGCGGGCGAACAGGGTGTAAGCCGCAAGCACGTGCAGCTTCTGGTCGAGGCCGGCGACGTATTCGTCACCGACCTTCAAACGACCAATGGCACGCGCCTGAACGGAAAGACCTTGCGCCCCGGTCAGCCGTACCGCTTGCGGGACTCGGACGAGCTGGAACTCGGGCGGTTGCGCCTGACGGTGCGGTTCATGTGGACGTAA
- a CDS encoding PspC domain-containing protein: protein MYRSFTDRLLGGVCGGIAGAFRVNGWIVRALFAVGALLTSGAVALYYAALWLAMPQGSLVVRRGGFMSTLAVLLLGVIIVGGWIAERYNLLPMPAGQSLYLPVVVAVFGLILIFRQVRA, encoded by the coding sequence GTGTATCGCAGCTTCACGGATCGGCTATTAGGCGGGGTATGCGGTGGGATTGCCGGCGCATTCCGTGTCAACGGATGGATTGTGCGGGCGTTGTTCGCCGTTGGCGCACTGCTGACGTCCGGGGCGGTCGCGCTGTATTACGCCGCGCTTTGGCTGGCGATGCCGCAGGGTTCGCTGGTGGTCCGGCGCGGCGGCTTCATGTCGACCCTCGCCGTACTGCTGCTGGGCGTCATCATCGTCGGTGGATGGATCGCCGAGCGATATAACCTGCTGCCGATGCCGGCGGGCCAGAGCCTGTATCTGCCGGTCGTCGTCGCCGTCTTTGGGCTGATCCTGATCTTCCGGCAGGTGAGGGCGTAA
- a CDS encoding MFS transporter, with translation MRAFLVVWAGQVVSLFGTGMTRFAITLWAWEKTGEATALALGGFFGFVPGIILSPIAGALVDRWNRKLAMMVSDLMAAVSTGALLLIVLLAGAEKLELWHLYVALAVASAGEAFQFPAYSAAISTMISPSQYARASGLQSIAETASGIFSPVLGGVLYVTIGLQGLLFIDIATFLVAIGALLIVRIPQPTRTEAGVESRSGGFWTEVMYGFKYIKDRPSLLGLQLVFFGINLTASFVFTIMPALILARTETSLIPIQNSTLPAVVSAGLSDGVLLTGDKVLLGAILAVGSVGGLVGGLFLSAWGGPKKRVHGVLMGMFGSSLLGTMVMGLGQVGVVWAIGAFFESFFIPILNGSNQAIWQAKVAPDVQGRVFAVRRLIAQISVPLAMLMSGPFADLIFEPAMQPSGALSGAFGWLVGTGSGAGISLMFVIAGILGMMIAAAGYLVPAIRDAETILPDHAMAAATT, from the coding sequence ATGCGCGCGTTCCTCGTGGTCTGGGCCGGTCAAGTCGTGTCGCTGTTCGGCACCGGTATGACCCGCTTCGCAATCACGCTGTGGGCGTGGGAAAAGACCGGCGAAGCGACTGCGCTCGCGCTCGGTGGCTTCTTCGGCTTCGTGCCGGGGATCATCCTGAGTCCGATCGCGGGTGCGCTGGTCGACCGCTGGAACCGCAAATTGGCGATGATGGTCTCGGACCTCATGGCGGCGGTGTCGACCGGCGCTCTCTTGTTGATCGTCTTATTGGCGGGCGCCGAGAAACTCGAGTTGTGGCACCTCTACGTGGCGCTTGCAGTCGCCAGCGCGGGGGAGGCATTCCAGTTCCCAGCATATTCGGCGGCGATCAGCACGATGATCAGCCCATCGCAGTACGCGCGCGCCTCCGGCCTGCAGAGCATCGCTGAGACCGCCTCTGGCATCTTCTCCCCCGTGTTAGGCGGCGTACTGTATGTCACCATTGGCCTGCAGGGCCTGCTGTTCATCGACATCGCGACATTCCTTGTCGCAATCGGGGCGCTGCTGATCGTCCGCATTCCGCAGCCAACCCGCACCGAGGCGGGCGTTGAAAGCCGGTCGGGCGGGTTCTGGACGGAGGTGATGTACGGCTTCAAGTACATCAAGGATCGGCCAAGCCTCCTCGGGCTTCAGCTCGTCTTTTTCGGCATCAACCTAACCGCGTCGTTCGTATTCACCATCATGCCGGCGCTCATATTGGCACGTACCGAGACGTCGCTCATTCCGATCCAGAATTCGACCCTTCCGGCAGTGGTGTCGGCGGGACTGAGCGATGGGGTCCTGCTCACAGGCGACAAAGTACTGCTCGGCGCGATCTTGGCCGTCGGCAGCGTCGGGGGATTGGTCGGTGGCCTCTTCCTCAGCGCATGGGGCGGCCCCAAGAAGCGCGTCCACGGGGTGCTGATGGGCATGTTCGGTTCGAGCCTGCTTGGGACAATGGTGATGGGCCTCGGACAAGTTGGTGTCGTGTGGGCGATTGGCGCGTTCTTCGAGTCGTTCTTCATTCCGATCCTCAACGGGTCGAATCAGGCGATCTGGCAGGCTAAGGTGGCTCCTGACGTACAGGGGCGGGTGTTTGCCGTTCGCCGACTCATCGCACAGATTTCGGTGCCATTGGCGATGCTGATGTCCGGGCCGTTTGCCGACTTGATCTTCGAGCCGGCCATGCAGCCGAGCGGTGCCCTTTCAGGTGCGTTTGGCTGGCTCGTAGGCACGGGATCCGGCGCGGGTATATCGCTGATGTTCGTTATCGCGGGTATACTCGGCATGATGATTGCGGCCGCCGGCTATCTCGTGCCTGCGATTAGAGATGCCGAGACCATCTTGCCCGATCACGCGATGGCGGCGGCGACCACCTAG
- a CDS encoding FHA domain-containing protein: protein MANPAALRLHVRGESEALDVVVDETPLALGRRDKDSGVAPGIDLGPFGARRHGVSRHHADLFSIDGAVYVEDLGSRNGTYVNGERIAPYVEHRLFDGDWLRLGKLNLLVNYVD from the coding sequence GTGGCGAACCCAGCGGCTCTGCGACTGCATGTTCGCGGCGAATCTGAGGCTTTGGATGTTGTCGTCGACGAAACGCCGCTTGCGCTGGGACGGCGCGACAAAGACAGCGGCGTCGCACCCGGTATCGACCTCGGGCCATTCGGTGCGCGGCGTCATGGTGTGTCCCGCCATCACGCCGATCTGTTCAGCATTGACGGGGCGGTCTACGTCGAGGATCTCGGCAGTCGCAACGGCACGTACGTGAACGGCGAGCGCATCGCCCCGTATGTCGAGCATCGACTGTTTGACGGCGATTGGCTTCGCCTCGGGAAGTTGAATTTGCTGGTCAACTACGTCGACTGA
- a CDS encoding roadblock/LC7 domain-containing protein gives MAAWTEAVMRKQQYRSDALEEKLRTLYAIVDGVKAAVIVNKDGLLVAAFPPGNEDNPHENPTSSPQVAAMSATLISLAERTLGRLAQGDLERLMMEAEEGVMVVYPAGRASLAVLAEKDARMAYVLYAAKRAAEDIAGILGT, from the coding sequence ATGGCTGCATGGACCGAGGCCGTTATGCGGAAACAGCAGTACCGAAGCGACGCCCTTGAGGAGAAACTCCGTACGCTCTACGCGATTGTCGATGGCGTGAAGGCGGCGGTGATCGTCAACAAGGACGGGCTGTTGGTGGCTGCATTTCCACCCGGCAACGAAGACAACCCGCACGAGAATCCAACCAGCAGTCCGCAAGTCGCCGCCATGTCTGCAACGCTCATCAGCCTCGCCGAGCGTACGCTCGGACGCCTCGCTCAAGGCGATCTGGAACGCCTGATGATGGAAGCCGAAGAAGGTGTGATGGTGGTGTATCCGGCCGGTCGCGCCTCGCTGGCAGTGCTGGCCGAGAAGGACGCGCGCATGGCTTACGTCCTGTATGCCGCAAAGCGCGCCGCGGAAGATATCGCGGGGATCCTCGGTACGTAG